In Streptomyces sp. NBC_00306, a single genomic region encodes these proteins:
- a CDS encoding uridine kinase — MPNTNVRPEGSPSRVNASHWCPVSSSPIPTRVVLLSGPSGSGKSSLAARTGLPVLRLDDFYKEGDDPTLPLVEGTSDIDWDSPGSWDADAAVAAVVELCRTGRTTVPVYDLATSARVGRGSLDIGRTPLFVAEGIFAADIVARCQDLGVLADALCLRGRPSTTFRRRLLRDLREGRKSVGFLVRRGWRLMRAERGIVARQRELGAHPCGKDEALGRFAAAAAGRCRRAPATRTPA; from the coding sequence ATGCCGAATACCAACGTTCGACCCGAGGGGTCCCCTTCACGGGTCAATGCGTCACACTGGTGTCCCGTGAGCTCATCCCCCATACCGACTCGTGTCGTGCTGCTCTCGGGCCCCTCAGGATCCGGGAAGTCGTCCCTCGCCGCCCGCACGGGCCTGCCCGTGCTGCGCCTCGACGACTTCTACAAGGAGGGCGACGACCCGACGCTTCCGCTGGTGGAGGGAACCTCCGACATCGACTGGGACTCCCCCGGGTCGTGGGACGCGGACGCCGCGGTGGCAGCGGTCGTGGAGCTGTGCCGTACGGGACGGACGACCGTTCCCGTGTACGACCTCGCCACCAGCGCGCGGGTGGGCCGGGGTTCGCTCGACATCGGGCGCACACCGCTGTTCGTGGCGGAGGGCATCTTCGCGGCAGACATCGTGGCGCGGTGCCAGGACCTCGGCGTGCTGGCGGACGCGCTCTGTCTGCGCGGGCGCCCGTCCACGACCTTCCGGCGCCGTCTGCTGCGGGATCTGCGCGAGGGCCGCAAGTCGGTGGGCTTCCTCGTGCGCCGCGGCTGGCGGCTCATGCGGGCCGAGCGGGGCATCGTGGCGCGGCAGCGGGAGCTGGGCGCCCACCCGTGCGGCAAGGACGAGGCACTCGGCCGGTTCGCGGCAGCGGCGGCAGGCCGCTGCCGCCGGGCACCCGCGACCCGTACGCCCGCGTAA